The following proteins are encoded in a genomic region of Hymenobacter siberiensis:
- a CDS encoding NAD-dependent epimerase/dehydratase family protein gives MIFVTGGTGLIGSFLLRALRERGLAVRALHRGAVPTGGAPGVEWVAGDLLDTEQLRVAITPDVTHVFHCAGLVSYAPQDEDLLLSVNVQGTAALVDACLERPGIRLVHVSSVAALGGPAAAAVAAPGEALSVTEKASWDLGAAHPAYATSKYLGELEVWRGVAEGLSAVIVNPSVVLGPGDWHRSSTRLLRYAHQQHRFYTRGLINFVDVRDVVAQLLALAFDQPAANGQRYILSAEAVPLADFFRQAAAAMQRRPPTVAVPDWAAEIIWRLEHARAVLTGARPLITKDTARAGRQPVVYSHAKVQSATGLAFRPLADTLAWCAAELGAKPGSLEPVIVS, from the coding sequence ATGATATTTGTAACCGGCGGCACCGGCCTTATTGGTTCTTTTCTGTTGCGGGCGCTACGGGAGCGGGGGCTGGCCGTGCGCGCGTTGCACCGGGGCGCGGTACCTACCGGCGGTGCTCCCGGGGTGGAGTGGGTAGCCGGCGACCTGCTTGATACCGAACAGCTGCGAGTGGCCATCACTCCCGATGTCACGCATGTTTTCCACTGCGCGGGACTGGTATCGTACGCACCGCAGGACGAAGACCTCCTGCTGAGCGTGAACGTGCAGGGCACCGCCGCCCTGGTCGATGCCTGTCTGGAACGACCGGGCATCCGGCTGGTGCACGTATCTTCGGTGGCGGCGCTGGGCGGGCCGGCGGCGGCGGCGGTTGCGGCCCCAGGCGAGGCATTATCTGTAACCGAAAAGGCTTCCTGGGACCTGGGGGCGGCGCATCCGGCCTACGCCACCTCCAAATACCTGGGCGAGCTGGAAGTATGGCGCGGCGTGGCCGAGGGGCTATCAGCCGTCATCGTGAACCCGTCGGTGGTGCTGGGACCGGGCGACTGGCACCGCAGCAGCACCCGTCTGCTACGCTACGCGCACCAGCAGCACCGCTTCTACACCCGCGGCCTCATCAATTTCGTGGACGTGCGCGACGTGGTGGCCCAGCTACTGGCCCTGGCCTTCGACCAGCCTGCGGCCAATGGCCAGCGCTACATTCTGAGCGCCGAGGCCGTGCCGTTAGCCGATTTTTTTCGGCAGGCGGCGGCGGCCATGCAGCGCCGACCGCCCACCGTGGCCGTGCCCGACTGGGCCGCTGAGATTATCTGGCGGCTGGAGCACGCCCGCGCCGTGCTCACCGGAGCGCGACCGCTCATTACTAAAGATACAGCCCGGGCCGGCCGGCAACCGGTGGTATACAGCCACGCCAAAGTGCAAAGCGCTACCGGCCTAGCATTCCGGCCGTTAGCTGATACCCTGGCGTGGTGCGCGGCCGAGCTGGGAGCGAAACCCGGCAGCCTCGAACCGGTTATCGTATCTTAG
- a CDS encoding tetratricopeptide repeat protein, which yields MNEHFENHRTVLDTVRRFERMVAQQESVFFDLEDFENIIDHYVTSAEFDKALQACEAALGQYPFSTELLIDRAQVTAMRGDYTEAERQIDAVAALDPTNADVAVTRGIISTQRGEFAQAVEFFRTGLEQEPEREDIHFNLGLAFQSWQKFKSAAKHYKQSLRLNPDNETGVQELLHCLDITARLEEHEDFFRRFTDDDPYSATAWYNLGQYWYRREDFTKAAEAFDFAVTISADFYDAHHWLADTFVCQQEYLKAIPEFEMAYPPGEPTDEALCNIGECYEKLREWEPARKYYRQALELNPEMDEAWFGQGVLLQEQERWFEAIHYFRKATELYAESGEYWSALGTAENQVGNVVSALEAYEKATEVAPDDVQGWVNWSAILYEQGHFGEAVDLVRHAVELHPHEAHFHYMLCAYLLADGRMREAYETLETALTLNYEQHITLFDYFPQLREQPGLKRLIDQFRK from the coding sequence ATGAACGAACATTTTGAAAACCACCGGACCGTGCTGGATACCGTGCGTCGCTTCGAGCGCATGGTTGCCCAGCAGGAGTCTGTTTTCTTCGACCTGGAAGACTTCGAGAACATCATCGACCATTACGTGACGAGTGCCGAGTTTGACAAAGCTCTGCAAGCCTGTGAAGCAGCCCTCGGCCAATACCCCTTTTCTACCGAGCTGCTGATTGACCGGGCGCAAGTGACGGCTATGCGCGGCGACTATACCGAAGCCGAGCGTCAGATTGATGCCGTAGCGGCCTTGGACCCTACTAATGCCGATGTGGCCGTAACCCGCGGCATCATCAGCACGCAGCGGGGCGAATTTGCCCAAGCTGTGGAGTTTTTCCGGACCGGCCTGGAGCAGGAGCCCGAGCGCGAAGACATTCACTTCAACCTCGGCCTGGCATTTCAGAGCTGGCAGAAATTCAAAAGCGCCGCCAAGCACTACAAGCAGAGCCTGCGCCTCAACCCTGATAACGAAACCGGCGTGCAGGAGCTCCTGCACTGTCTCGACATTACGGCGCGGCTGGAAGAGCATGAGGATTTCTTCAGGCGCTTTACGGACGATGACCCCTACTCGGCCACGGCCTGGTACAACCTGGGCCAGTACTGGTACCGCCGCGAGGACTTTACGAAGGCCGCCGAGGCCTTCGACTTCGCCGTGACCATCAGTGCCGACTTCTACGATGCCCACCACTGGCTGGCCGACACCTTTGTGTGCCAGCAGGAGTACCTGAAGGCCATTCCGGAGTTCGAGATGGCTTACCCACCCGGCGAGCCCACCGATGAGGCCCTGTGCAACATCGGCGAGTGCTACGAAAAGCTACGCGAGTGGGAGCCCGCCCGCAAATACTACCGCCAGGCGCTGGAACTGAACCCAGAGATGGACGAGGCCTGGTTTGGCCAGGGCGTGCTGCTGCAGGAGCAGGAGCGCTGGTTCGAGGCCATTCATTATTTCCGCAAGGCGACGGAGCTGTATGCCGAAAGCGGCGAGTACTGGTCGGCACTGGGTACGGCCGAAAACCAGGTGGGCAACGTGGTAAGTGCCCTCGAAGCCTATGAGAAAGCCACTGAAGTAGCCCCCGACGACGTGCAGGGCTGGGTGAACTGGAGCGCCATTCTCTACGAGCAGGGCCATTTCGGCGAGGCCGTGGACCTCGTGCGCCATGCCGTGGAGCTGCACCCGCACGAAGCCCATTTTCACTATATGCTATGCGCTTACCTGTTGGCCGATGGACGCATGCGCGAGGCTTACGAGACCCTAGAAACTGCCCTCACGCTCAATTATGAGCAGCATATCACCCTGTTCGACTACTTCCCCCAGCTGCGGGAGCAGCCGGGCCTGAAACGGCTTATTGACCAGTTTCGGAAATAA
- a CDS encoding phosphosulfolactate synthase: MNYDLSQLPERTPKPREQGYTMVMDKGLSLREVEDFLEVGEAYTDVVKLGWATSYVVPNLKRKLEIYREANIPVYFGGTLFEAFIIRNQFDDYRRLLDTYGMEYAEVSDGSIDLDHERKCEYIRELSKYVRVLSEVGSKDAEKIIPPYKWISQMQTELEAGAIKVIGEAREGGNVGLFRSTGEVRSGLVEEILTKIPSKKILWEAPQKAQQVWFIKLLGANVNLGNIAPNEVVSLETIRLGLRGDTFSHFLDMDAVDPMFHPAAKTGKPGTSMPRG; this comes from the coding sequence ATGAATTACGACCTCTCCCAACTGCCGGAGCGCACCCCCAAGCCCCGCGAGCAGGGCTACACCATGGTGATGGACAAAGGCCTGAGCCTGCGCGAAGTTGAAGATTTTCTGGAAGTAGGCGAAGCCTATACCGACGTGGTGAAACTGGGCTGGGCTACTTCCTACGTAGTGCCCAACCTGAAGCGCAAGCTCGAAATCTACCGCGAAGCCAACATTCCGGTGTACTTCGGCGGCACGCTGTTTGAAGCCTTCATCATTCGCAACCAGTTCGACGATTACCGGCGCCTGCTGGACACTTATGGTATGGAGTATGCCGAGGTATCAGATGGCAGCATCGACCTCGACCACGAGCGCAAATGCGAGTATATCCGTGAGCTGAGCAAGTACGTGCGCGTGCTGAGCGAAGTGGGCTCGAAGGACGCCGAAAAAATCATCCCGCCCTATAAGTGGATTTCGCAGATGCAGACCGAGCTGGAAGCCGGGGCCATTAAAGTAATCGGCGAGGCCCGCGAGGGCGGCAACGTGGGTCTGTTCCGCAGCACCGGCGAGGTACGCTCGGGCCTGGTCGAGGAGATTCTGACCAAGATTCCCTCGAAGAAAATCCTGTGGGAAGCCCCGCAGAAAGCACAGCAGGTATGGTTCATCAAGCTACTGGGTGCCAACGTGAACCTGGGCAACATTGCCCCCAATGAGGTAGTAAGCCTCGAAACCATCCGCCTGGGCCTGCGCGGCGACACGTTCTCGCACTTCCTCGATATGGATGCGGTGGACCCCATGTTCCACCCGGCCGCCAAAACCGGCAAGCCCGGCACTTCCATGCCCCGCGGCTAG
- a CDS encoding T9SS type A sorting domain-containing protein, giving the protein MQTLTFTQKLLRQRGFLSSLIPLFAIFFGMGSSQKAMAQGFNYDDVTINSAPTGTPVTANSYDGTLNNGGTNDYFDPTVIPGGIKRDLGNSASFNGATGVLTLTAANINAFTSSAKPITAARLRYRVYVTDATILPVYQVLSLVQTSSANNTDPVTFVAPAGTNIDLLRQPQVLGGGNYTVDLLFQFETSTITRAGTQVVTYSDPSSGTGIGYRAYFQVLAPAVTPPGGTTTWISTSSTDWTLASNWSNGVPTPLADATLPAKTTGSNNTVTPVLDLTTPNLYEVRTLNMLGVTNATRALLRIGNTTGGPSGGATLNVYGDLNVYGAGILAASNGSPGVANPVDNSTIILAGGNQAIRGVLNITDLKIAGTGIKYIINTVNSDNTLVFAPGVGAIMQTAFESTDANGQSTFLLNTTQTSSLQLNGAIVSESGPASSETNTAYVQGITIAQRSQPTAGQQETYGNIGLDITSNNPISSLMTITRTVGQPLNSPTFPGRTPNPIKRQYGVSGDVNNSPNVSTIVFHYLNSTDELNGNLDETDLAIFKATNNGPPYTFIGGTPNPGLHTITKSGVGAINTITLGSKSNPLPVRLTAFDAKRIGNDALVTWQTATEENSKGYEVQVSTNGTEYRTLASVPSASPNTMQVTNYSYVDKAANKTGKRYYRLHQLDLDGKEAFFAPVGVIFDGIASASNFVAYPNPINNGNEFHVALQSAATGTAKLLVTDMTGRTLQQQNVVLTGGLTDASVAGMGDLKAGMYLVKITLPSGEVKNLKVVKQ; this is encoded by the coding sequence ATGCAAACATTAACTTTTACCCAGAAGCTGTTGCGACAGCGAGGCTTTCTCAGTTCTCTTATCCCGCTATTCGCCATTTTCTTCGGGATGGGTTCCTCGCAGAAGGCCATGGCACAGGGATTCAATTACGATGACGTCACAATTAATTCGGCACCCACAGGTACACCTGTTACTGCTAATAGTTACGATGGTACGCTGAACAACGGAGGTACAAACGACTATTTTGACCCTACGGTTATTCCAGGGGGAATCAAGAGAGACCTAGGCAACAGCGCTAGTTTTAATGGCGCTACTGGTGTGCTCACGCTTACCGCTGCTAATATTAATGCTTTTACAAGTTCTGCTAAGCCGATTACAGCAGCTCGTCTTAGGTATCGGGTATATGTAACGGATGCTACGATTCTTCCCGTGTATCAGGTGTTAAGTCTTGTACAAACGTCTTCTGCTAACAATACGGACCCAGTTACTTTTGTCGCACCTGCTGGCACGAACATTGACCTGTTACGTCAACCGCAGGTGTTGGGTGGGGGCAACTACACAGTGGACTTGTTGTTCCAATTTGAGACTTCTACCATTACGCGTGCGGGAACACAAGTAGTCACATACAGCGACCCGAGCAGTGGTACTGGGATTGGATACCGTGCATATTTCCAAGTGCTTGCCCCCGCAGTTACCCCTCCCGGCGGCACGACAACTTGGATTAGCACTTCCAGCACCGACTGGACATTAGCATCTAACTGGAGCAATGGTGTTCCTACACCCCTTGCAGATGCTACATTACCTGCAAAGACTACAGGGAGTAATAATACCGTTACTCCTGTTTTGGACCTTACAACACCTAACCTTTACGAAGTAAGGACACTTAACATGCTTGGAGTGACCAATGCTACTCGCGCTTTGTTGCGCATTGGAAATACTACCGGCGGCCCTAGCGGTGGAGCTACGCTTAACGTTTATGGTGACCTGAATGTCTATGGTGCTGGTATTTTGGCGGCATCAAATGGTAGCCCGGGGGTGGCTAATCCAGTTGATAATTCTACTATTATCTTGGCTGGCGGCAATCAGGCTATTCGGGGAGTACTTAATATTACTGACCTTAAAATTGCTGGAACTGGCATCAAGTATATCATTAATACGGTGAATTCAGACAATACCTTAGTATTTGCGCCGGGAGTCGGTGCGATTATGCAGACTGCATTCGAAAGTACCGACGCAAATGGGCAAAGTACTTTTTTGCTTAATACTACTCAAACATCTTCGTTGCAGCTAAATGGTGCAATCGTCAGCGAAAGTGGCCCGGCTTCGAGCGAAACTAATACTGCTTATGTTCAAGGTATTACCATAGCCCAGCGTAGCCAGCCCACTGCCGGGCAGCAAGAGACATATGGTAACATTGGTCTCGATATTACAAGCAATAACCCGATTAGTTCGCTGATGACTATTACTCGTACTGTTGGTCAACCTCTCAATTCTCCTACCTTCCCTGGCCGCACCCCAAACCCAATTAAGCGTCAATACGGAGTGTCGGGCGATGTGAATAATTCTCCGAACGTTTCCACTATCGTCTTTCATTACCTCAATTCTACTGATGAGTTGAACGGAAACCTTGACGAAACAGACCTTGCGATATTCAAAGCTACCAATAACGGACCTCCCTATACGTTTATAGGAGGTACGCCTAATCCAGGCTTACATACTATAACCAAGTCTGGAGTTGGTGCCATTAATACCATTACCCTTGGTAGCAAAAGCAACCCGCTGCCCGTTCGTTTGACGGCATTTGACGCCAAACGAATTGGCAACGATGCCTTGGTAACTTGGCAGACGGCTACGGAAGAAAACAGCAAAGGCTACGAAGTGCAGGTTTCGACCAATGGCACCGAGTACCGCACACTGGCTTCGGTTCCGAGTGCTTCGCCGAACACCATGCAGGTGACTAATTACAGCTACGTAGATAAAGCGGCTAACAAAACGGGCAAGCGCTACTACCGCCTGCACCAGCTTGACCTGGACGGCAAAGAGGCTTTCTTCGCTCCTGTAGGAGTTATCTTCGATGGTATTGCTTCAGCCTCCAACTTCGTAGCTTACCCCAACCCCATCAATAATGGAAACGAGTTTCATGTAGCCCTGCAATCGGCGGCTACGGGCACGGCCAAGCTGTTGGTGACCGACATGACGGGCCGCACCCTGCAGCAGCAGAACGTGGTGCTGACCGGCGGTCTCACCGATGCTTCGGTAGCCGGTATGGGCGACCTGAAAGCTGGTATGTACTTGGTGAAAATCACCTTGCCTTCCGGCGAAGTGAAAAACCTGAAAGTGGTGAAGCAATAA
- a CDS encoding bestrophin family protein, translating into MIVYQGGDWWRALWHFHTSAVIRLLLKRVALVGLYGSGIAVVSLDFHTLNVRIGREYLSILGILLSLLLVFRTNTAYDRYYEGRKVWGVLVSQCRGLAMEMNALLPREAKSSRRYFAALISNFPIALEGSLRNRMRFDKMEATPDIIERLQKAESVASTIIAVLMESVEQLRQVQIFDPIHLINIKHHYLAMMSVSGTCERIKATPIPYSYSFFIKCYITVFIMVMPLVLVDSCGWWMVPVTMIGAYAMLGLEMIGNEIENPFGYDSNDLPITQLSNKIRVSVHDLLGVELPAEKKALATVPYSVVH; encoded by the coding sequence ATGATTGTTTATCAAGGCGGTGACTGGTGGCGGGCCTTGTGGCACTTTCATACTTCGGCCGTTATCCGCCTGTTGTTGAAGCGCGTGGCGCTGGTGGGCCTCTACGGTTCGGGCATTGCCGTTGTCAGTCTCGATTTTCACACCCTCAACGTCCGCATCGGGCGCGAATACCTGTCCATCCTGGGCATTCTGCTCAGCTTGCTGCTGGTGTTCCGCACCAACACGGCCTACGACCGGTACTACGAAGGCCGCAAAGTCTGGGGCGTTCTGGTATCGCAGTGCCGGGGCCTGGCCATGGAAATGAATGCCCTGTTGCCGCGCGAGGCCAAATCCAGCCGCCGCTACTTCGCCGCCCTCATCTCCAACTTCCCCATTGCCCTCGAAGGCAGCCTGCGCAACCGCATGCGCTTCGATAAGATGGAGGCCACGCCCGACATTATTGAGCGCCTGCAAAAAGCCGAAAGCGTGGCCTCCACCATCATCGCCGTGCTCATGGAAAGCGTGGAGCAGCTGCGGCAGGTTCAGATTTTCGACCCCATCCACCTCATCAACATCAAGCATCACTACCTGGCCATGATGTCGGTGAGCGGCACCTGCGAACGTATCAAGGCCACGCCGATTCCGTACTCCTACAGTTTTTTCATCAAGTGCTACATCACCGTGTTCATCATGGTAATGCCCTTGGTACTGGTCGATTCCTGCGGCTGGTGGATGGTGCCCGTCACCATGATTGGGGCCTACGCCATGCTGGGCCTGGAGATGATTGGCAACGAAATTGAAAACCCGTTCGGCTACGACAGCAACGATTTGCCCATCACCCAACTCTCCAATAAAATCCGGGTAAGTGTACATGATTTGCTCGGTGTGGAACTACCTGCCGAGAAAAAGGCTTTGGCGACCGTGCCGTACAGCGTCGTGCACTAG
- a CDS encoding DedA family protein: protein MEIIKHFFDLLLHLDKTLVDVVHNYGTWTYMVLFLIIFTETGIIVFPFLPGDSLLFAAGALAARPETGLNVWIIIPLLIAAAFIGDNVNYTVGDYLGPRVFREDFRFLNRKYLDQTQAFYAKHGGKTIIMARFVPIVRTFAPFVAGIGTMTYRYFASYSIMGAVLWVVVLTLAGYLFGNIEVVQKNFELVILGIIALSVLPPLWSFVKGKMAGPADAPAR, encoded by the coding sequence ATGGAAATCATCAAACACTTTTTCGACCTTCTGCTTCATCTTGACAAGACCCTGGTAGATGTGGTACACAACTATGGCACCTGGACTTACATGGTGCTGTTCCTGATTATTTTTACCGAAACGGGCATTATCGTATTCCCCTTCCTGCCCGGCGATTCGCTGCTGTTTGCGGCCGGAGCCCTGGCCGCCCGCCCCGAAACCGGCCTGAACGTGTGGATAATCATTCCGCTGCTGATTGCGGCCGCGTTCATTGGCGACAATGTGAACTACACCGTGGGCGACTACCTGGGGCCCCGGGTGTTCCGCGAAGACTTCCGGTTTTTGAACCGCAAGTACCTCGACCAGACGCAGGCCTTCTACGCCAAGCATGGCGGCAAAACCATTATCATGGCGCGCTTCGTGCCCATTGTTCGCACGTTTGCGCCCTTCGTGGCGGGCATCGGCACCATGACGTACCGCTACTTCGCGTCGTACAGCATTATGGGGGCGGTGCTGTGGGTGGTGGTGCTCACGCTGGCCGGCTACCTGTTCGGCAACATTGAGGTGGTGCAAAAGAACTTCGAGCTGGTTATTCTGGGCATCATTGCGCTGTCGGTGCTGCCGCCGCTGTGGTCGTTTGTGAAAGGGAAGATGGCCGGCCCGGCCGATGCTCCGGCCCGGTAG
- a CDS encoding shikimate dehydrogenase family protein: MRQFGLIGRTLNYSFSQTYFNQKFYSQSLADHAYELFELATVDELPALLAAHPDLAGLNVTIPYKESVVPYLDELATSARRVGAVNVIEWLPDGRLRGHNTDLVGFRESLRRFFPATPEARALVLGAGGAAKAVSVALNDLGIAYWPVTRNPLGHGLTYDDLTPQVLAAHQLIINTTPLGTFPLVEECPRLPYEALTEQHYLYDLVYNPAETVFMAKGRAAGAQVKNGFEMLCLQAEAAWDIWNNPGIENEER, translated from the coding sequence ATGCGTCAGTTCGGGCTCATTGGCCGCACCCTCAACTACTCGTTCTCACAGACGTACTTCAACCAGAAGTTTTACTCGCAGAGCCTGGCCGACCATGCGTACGAGCTGTTTGAGCTGGCCACCGTGGACGAGCTGCCCGCCCTGCTGGCTGCCCACCCCGACCTGGCGGGCCTGAATGTGACCATTCCCTACAAGGAGAGCGTGGTGCCCTACCTCGATGAGCTGGCTACCTCGGCCCGCCGTGTGGGCGCGGTAAACGTGATAGAGTGGCTGCCCGACGGCCGCCTGCGCGGCCACAACACCGACCTGGTGGGCTTTCGGGAATCGTTGCGCCGGTTTTTCCCGGCTACGCCCGAGGCCCGGGCGCTGGTGCTGGGCGCGGGCGGCGCCGCCAAAGCCGTGAGCGTGGCCCTGAACGACCTGGGCATTGCCTACTGGCCTGTCACGCGCAACCCGCTGGGGCACGGCCTCACCTACGACGACCTGACGCCACAGGTGCTGGCCGCGCATCAGCTCATCATTAACACCACGCCGCTGGGCACTTTTCCGCTGGTGGAGGAATGCCCGCGCCTGCCCTACGAGGCCCTGACCGAACAGCACTACCTGTATGACCTGGTGTATAATCCGGCTGAAACGGTATTTATGGCCAAAGGCCGGGCGGCCGGCGCACAGGTAAAAAACGGTTTCGAGATGCTGTGCCTGCAAGCCGAAGCCGCCTGGGATATCTGGAATAATCCGGGAATAGAGAATGAGGAACGATGA
- a CDS encoding RNA polymerase sigma factor, whose amino-acid sequence MSSALTWFAFGADDVLPDQSAAAPRLTASRSTAVTSPPTEAELIDGCLRGRQLAQKLLYDKYAGKMMAVCLRYAQTTFEAEDVLQEGFLTVFRTLASFRRECPLEFWIRRIMINAALRQHRRNASLVAVSDGDYPETLSSEEFTLSNFNFQELLEMVQELAPRYRMVFNLYAIEGYTHKEIGELLSITEGTSKSQYSRARVILQTKLERLSAPTRHVR is encoded by the coding sequence ATGAGCAGCGCCCTTACCTGGTTCGCGTTTGGGGCCGATGACGTGCTGCCCGACCAGTCCGCGGCGGCTCCGCGCCTCACGGCCAGCCGCAGCACAGCCGTGACCAGCCCGCCCACCGAAGCCGAGCTGATTGACGGCTGCCTACGCGGCCGCCAGCTGGCCCAGAAACTACTCTACGACAAATATGCCGGCAAGATGATGGCCGTGTGCCTGCGCTACGCCCAAACCACCTTCGAGGCCGAGGACGTGTTGCAGGAAGGATTTCTGACGGTGTTTCGCACGCTGGCCAGCTTCCGGCGCGAGTGCCCGCTGGAATTCTGGATTCGCCGTATCATGATAAACGCGGCCCTGCGCCAGCACCGCCGCAACGCCTCGCTGGTGGCAGTGAGCGACGGCGACTATCCCGAAACGCTGTCCAGCGAAGAGTTTACCCTCAGTAATTTCAACTTCCAGGAATTGCTGGAAATGGTGCAGGAGCTAGCTCCGCGCTACCGCATGGTTTTCAACCTTTATGCTATCGAAGGCTATACCCATAAAGAAATCGGCGAATTATTGAGCATTACCGAGGGCACCAGCAAATCCCAATATTCCCGGGCCCGCGTCATCCTACAAACTAAACTGGAGCGCCTCAGTGCCCCAACCCGCCATGTCCGCTAA
- the uvrB gene encoding excinuclease ABC subunit UvrB encodes MEYQLTSEFKPTGDQPTAIAKLVEGVNNGEHAQVLLGATGTGKTFTMANVIAQTGKPALVLCHNKTLAAQLYGEFKAFFPNNAVEYYISYYDYYQPEAYIASTDVFIEKDLAINQEIEKLRLHTTSTLLSGRRDVIVIASVSCIYGIGNPEEFAKNVIFLKPGMHYTRNNLLYQFVQILYSRTEVEFTRGSFRVKGDTVDVFPAYADYAIRIYFFGDEIESVHKIDPVSGKKLSDEASGVALYPANLFVTGKDTLNAAIKQIQDDMVQQHAYFEKEGRDSEAKRIMERTEFDLEMIRELGYCSGIENYSRYFDGRTPGSRPFCLLDYFPKDYLLVVDESHATMPQIRAMWGGDRSRKTALIEYGFRLPSALDNRPLTFNEFESMYQQAVFVSATPSDYELTQADGVVVEQIIRPTGLLDPEIDIRPSVNQIDDLLDEVDNRVKMGDRVLVTTLTKRMAEELSKYMDRLGIKVEYVHSDVKTLDRVEILRKLRLGEIDVLIGVNLLREGLDLPEVSLVAILDADKEGFLRDQRSLIQTMGRAARNDRGKVIMYADRMTGSMQRAIDETNRRRATQAAYNEEHGITPRTVRKSHAEIMGQTSLSDYRVLDTITYANADGGAALAMAAEPVIAMMTRPELEKLIKNTEKQMEAAAKDLDFLTAAKLRDELAALKTMLKGKRE; translated from the coding sequence ATGGAGTACCAACTGACCTCTGAATTTAAGCCTACCGGCGACCAGCCCACCGCCATTGCCAAGCTCGTGGAGGGCGTGAACAACGGCGAGCACGCCCAAGTGCTGCTAGGTGCCACCGGCACCGGCAAAACCTTCACCATGGCCAACGTCATTGCCCAGACGGGCAAGCCGGCGCTGGTGCTGTGCCACAACAAAACCCTGGCGGCACAGCTCTACGGCGAGTTCAAGGCGTTTTTTCCGAACAATGCCGTCGAGTACTACATCAGCTACTACGACTACTACCAGCCGGAAGCCTATATCGCCAGCACCGATGTGTTCATCGAGAAAGACCTGGCCATCAACCAGGAAATCGAGAAGCTGCGGCTGCACACCACCTCCACCCTGCTCAGCGGGCGGCGCGATGTGATTGTGATTGCCTCGGTGTCGTGCATCTACGGCATCGGCAACCCCGAGGAATTCGCCAAAAACGTTATTTTCCTCAAGCCGGGCATGCACTACACGCGCAATAACCTGCTCTATCAGTTCGTGCAGATTCTGTACTCGCGCACCGAGGTGGAATTCACGCGGGGCTCGTTTCGGGTGAAGGGCGACACCGTGGATGTGTTTCCGGCTTATGCCGACTACGCCATCCGCATCTACTTTTTCGGCGATGAGATTGAGTCAGTGCACAAGATTGACCCCGTGAGCGGCAAGAAGCTGAGCGACGAGGCCAGCGGCGTGGCCCTGTACCCGGCCAACCTGTTTGTGACCGGCAAGGACACGCTGAACGCGGCCATCAAGCAGATTCAGGATGACATGGTGCAGCAGCACGCCTACTTCGAAAAGGAAGGGCGCGACTCGGAAGCCAAGCGCATTATGGAGCGCACGGAATTTGATTTGGAGATGATTCGGGAGCTGGGCTACTGCTCGGGCATCGAGAACTACTCGCGCTACTTTGATGGGCGCACGCCGGGCTCGCGGCCGTTCTGCCTGCTCGACTATTTCCCCAAAGACTACCTGCTGGTCGTGGACGAAAGCCACGCCACCATGCCCCAGATTCGGGCCATGTGGGGCGGCGACCGCAGCCGCAAAACGGCCCTTATTGAGTACGGCTTCCGCCTGCCCTCGGCGCTGGACAACCGCCCGCTGACGTTCAACGAGTTCGAGAGCATGTACCAGCAAGCCGTGTTTGTATCGGCCACGCCCTCCGACTACGAGTTGACCCAAGCCGATGGCGTGGTAGTGGAGCAGATTATCCGCCCCACCGGCCTGCTCGACCCCGAAATCGACATCCGGCCCAGCGTGAACCAGATTGACGACCTGCTGGACGAAGTAGACAACCGCGTGAAAATGGGCGACCGCGTGCTCGTAACCACCCTCACCAAGCGCATGGCCGAGGAACTGAGCAAGTACATGGACCGCCTCGGCATCAAGGTCGAATACGTGCACTCCGACGTGAAAACGCTGGACCGCGTGGAGATTCTGCGCAAGCTGCGGCTGGGCGAAATCGACGTGCTGATTGGCGTAAACCTGCTGCGCGAAGGCCTCGACTTGCCGGAAGTGAGTCTCGTGGCCATTCTGGATGCCGATAAGGAAGGCTTCCTGCGCGACCAGCGCAGCCTGATTCAGACCATGGGCCGGGCCGCCCGAAACGACCGGGGCAAGGTGATTATGTACGCCGACCGCATGACCGGCTCCATGCAGCGGGCCATTGACGAGACGAATCGCCGCCGCGCCACCCAAGCGGCTTACAACGAGGAGCACGGCATCACGCCGCGCACCGTACGAAAGAGCCACGCCGAAATCATGGGCCAGACCTCGCTTTCGGACTACCGCGTGCTCGACACCATCACCTACGCCAATGCGGACGGCGGGGCCGCCCTGGCCATGGCCGCCGAGCCCGTGATAGCCATGATGACGCGCCCCGAGCTGGAGAAACTCATCAAGAACACCGAAAAACAGATGGAAGCCGCCGCCAAAGACCTGGACTTCCTCACGGCCGCCAAGCTGCGCGACGAGCTGGCCGCGCTGAAAACCATGCTGAAGGGCAAGCGGGAATAA